From Serinicoccus profundi, the proteins below share one genomic window:
- a CDS encoding RibD family protein → MERVPLVMPDREENAFYLATKRRRMGHDQSAPDDWSQLLAGRVPTSGVLAQRYGDLARDTGPLVVAQLGQSLDGFIATRTGDANFVTGELDREHLHRLRALVDAVVVGAATVACDDSRLTVRAVPGPHPTRVVLDPRGVLPAQASVLTDGAARTLWVVGPEVDTPAVRDHVEVVRWPSAGAMEPREVLDLLASRGLHRVLVEGGGRLVSAFVRAGAVDRLFLTTAPVLIGDGVPGLRVEGQDRLTDALRPPVRRYVLGEDVVTELELSRRDTASGGLPADVPDAS, encoded by the coding sequence GTGGAGCGGGTGCCGCTCGTCATGCCCGACCGCGAGGAGAACGCCTTCTACCTCGCGACCAAGCGCCGGCGTATGGGTCACGACCAGTCGGCCCCGGACGACTGGTCACAGCTGCTCGCCGGACGGGTGCCGACCTCGGGCGTGCTGGCCCAGCGCTACGGGGACCTGGCCCGCGACACCGGCCCGCTCGTCGTCGCCCAGCTCGGTCAGAGCCTGGACGGCTTCATCGCCACGCGGACCGGGGACGCCAACTTCGTCACCGGCGAGCTGGACCGTGAGCACCTGCACCGACTCCGCGCGCTCGTCGACGCCGTCGTCGTCGGCGCGGCCACCGTCGCCTGCGACGACTCGCGCCTCACCGTGCGGGCCGTGCCCGGGCCCCATCCCACGCGCGTCGTGCTGGACCCTCGTGGGGTGCTCCCTGCACAGGCCAGCGTGCTCACCGATGGCGCGGCACGGACCCTCTGGGTCGTGGGTCCCGAGGTCGACACCCCGGCGGTCCGTGACCACGTCGAGGTGGTCCGCTGGCCGTCGGCCGGCGCCATGGAGCCCCGCGAGGTGCTCGACCTGCTCGCCTCCCGTGGCCTCCACCGCGTGCTCGTCGAGGGAGGTGGCCGGTTGGTCTCGGCCTTCGTCCGCGCGGGTGCCGTGGACCGGCTCTTCCTCACCACGGCGCCGGTGCTCATCGGGGACGGGGTGCCCGGCCTGCGGGTCGAGGGTCAGGACCGCCTGACCGATGCCTTGCGTCCGCCGGTGCGACGCTACGTCCTCGGGGAGGATGTCGTGACCGAGCTGGAGCTGAGTCGCAGGGACACCGCCTCCGGGGGGTTGCCCGCCGATGTCCCGGACGCGAGCTGA
- a CDS encoding HAD family hydrolase yields MDTARRIVERARAVLVDFDGPLARLFPGGGWLEVTDRVKAEAVAAGGPALGELLAAERDHVQCLRIVGEHAPELLDRLEAFTSHLERDSATEVSPRPGALDLVDRTLERGAVLAVVTNNTPEIVATVLDRARPGASDRLQVVGRSRGRVDDLKPQPDLLGRALGLLGARAEEAVFLGDSVTDVQAGAAAGMPVVGVAEDSARRRELRSAGAAAVVEGVADLLPPPQEKTAGDSHTVEDG; encoded by the coding sequence ATGGACACTGCCCGGCGGATCGTGGAGCGGGCCCGCGCCGTCCTCGTCGACTTCGACGGGCCGCTGGCCCGGCTGTTCCCCGGGGGTGGGTGGCTCGAGGTCACCGACCGGGTGAAGGCCGAGGCCGTCGCGGCCGGGGGACCTGCCCTGGGCGAGCTGCTCGCCGCCGAGCGTGACCATGTGCAGTGCCTTCGCATCGTCGGTGAGCACGCCCCGGAGCTGCTGGACCGGCTCGAGGCCTTCACCAGCCACCTGGAGCGGGACTCGGCCACAGAGGTGTCGCCCCGACCCGGGGCGCTGGACCTGGTGGACCGCACCCTGGAGCGGGGCGCCGTCCTCGCGGTGGTGACGAACAACACCCCGGAGATCGTGGCCACCGTGCTGGACCGTGCCCGGCCCGGCGCAAGCGATCGCCTGCAGGTGGTCGGGCGCTCCCGCGGGCGCGTGGACGACCTCAAACCACAGCCCGACCTGCTCGGTCGAGCGCTGGGCCTCCTGGGGGCCCGCGCGGAGGAGGCCGTCTTCCTCGGCGACTCGGTGACCGACGTCCAGGCCGGTGCCGCAGCGGGTATGCCGGTCGTGGGGGTGGCCGAGGATTCCGCCCGCCGACGTGAGCTGCGGTCCGCCGGGGCAGCCGCCGTCGTCGAGGGTGTCGCGGACCTTCTCCCCCCTCCCCAGGAGAAAACCGCTGGCGACAGCCATACTGTGGAGGATGGCTGA
- a CDS encoding SDR family oxidoreductase — protein sequence MTHESTRSPAVQQKAESLVNDQGGFPAQEQQPPGLTATMDPLPDHGEESYVGHDRLEGMRALITGGDSGIGRAVAIAYAREGADIALSFLPEEADDAEETAEWVRKAGRTVVLLPGDLREQSTCQQVAEDAVAGLGGLDILVNNAGFQMARTEKLEDMRAEDMDRVFKTNLYALFWLTQAVVPHLGKGSSVINVSSIQAYEPSQTLLDYASTKAAINNVTVNLAAQLGERGIRVNAVAPGPIWTPLQPATQDGERLETFGGDTPLGRAGQPAECAGAFVFLASPSDASYVSATVLGVTGGKPVF from the coding sequence ATGACGCACGAGAGCACCCGCAGCCCCGCCGTCCAGCAGAAGGCCGAGTCCCTGGTCAACGACCAGGGCGGTTTCCCGGCCCAGGAGCAGCAGCCTCCCGGCCTCACCGCGACGATGGACCCGCTGCCCGACCACGGCGAGGAGAGCTACGTCGGCCACGACCGGCTGGAGGGCATGCGCGCCCTCATCACCGGAGGTGACTCCGGCATCGGGCGTGCCGTCGCCATCGCCTACGCGCGGGAGGGGGCGGACATCGCCCTCAGCTTCCTCCCCGAGGAGGCCGACGACGCCGAGGAGACCGCCGAGTGGGTCCGCAAGGCTGGCCGCACGGTCGTCCTGCTGCCCGGTGACCTGCGCGAGCAGAGCACCTGCCAGCAGGTCGCCGAGGACGCCGTCGCCGGTCTCGGTGGCCTGGACATCCTGGTCAACAACGCCGGTTTCCAGATGGCTCGCACCGAGAAGCTGGAGGACATGCGGGCCGAGGACATGGACCGGGTCTTCAAGACCAACCTGTATGCCCTCTTCTGGCTGACCCAGGCCGTCGTGCCGCACCTGGGCAAGGGGTCGAGCGTCATCAACGTCAGCTCGATCCAGGCCTACGAGCCGTCGCAGACGCTCCTGGACTACGCCTCCACCAAGGCGGCCATCAACAACGTCACCGTCAACCTCGCCGCCCAGCTCGGCGAGCGCGGCATCCGCGTCAACGCCGTCGCGCCGGGCCCGATCTGGACGCCGTTGCAGCCCGCGACGCAGGACGGGGAACGCCTGGAGACCTTCGGCGGGGACACCCCGCTGGGCCGGGCCGGACAGCCCGCCGAGTGTGCCGGCGCGTTCGTCTTCCTGGCCTCCCCGAGCGACGCGAGCTACGTCTCCGCGACCGTCCTCGGCGTCACTGGCGGGAAGCCGGTCTTCTGA
- a CDS encoding formate/nitrite transporter family protein, which yields MSVQDGDPEQATEPEAGGQDDQAETVEVDGVERRLEEELHEEFNATVSEGEERLKRTRRGLVVTGLFGGIDVGLGIMAMLAVMHATGSTLLSGLAFGIGLLALRLAHSELFTEDFMIPVNAVLAGHGTVAQLFRLWSVTLVMNLAGGWLFMLLVVYAFPQFHDDLTTAAVGYVSAGFTLETVALALLAGSTITLMTRMNQGASSDVMTAIISLIGGLLVVGLQMHHGALASVLIFGAMQAGAEISVGQWLGWFWWVTLLNMVGGLVIMTAPRIVRTWELVREERSRRI from the coding sequence ATGAGCGTCCAGGACGGTGACCCCGAGCAGGCCACCGAGCCCGAGGCGGGCGGTCAGGACGACCAGGCCGAGACCGTCGAGGTCGACGGGGTCGAGCGGCGTCTGGAGGAAGAGCTGCACGAGGAGTTCAACGCGACCGTCTCCGAGGGGGAGGAACGGCTGAAACGGACCCGCCGCGGTCTCGTCGTCACCGGCCTCTTCGGCGGGATCGACGTCGGGCTCGGCATCATGGCGATGCTCGCGGTGATGCACGCCACCGGCAGCACGCTGCTCTCCGGTCTCGCCTTCGGCATCGGGCTGCTCGCCCTCCGGCTGGCGCACTCCGAGCTATTCACCGAGGATTTCATGATCCCGGTGAATGCGGTCCTGGCGGGCCATGGCACGGTGGCCCAGCTGTTCCGGCTGTGGTCGGTCACCCTGGTGATGAACCTGGCCGGCGGCTGGTTGTTCATGTTGCTGGTGGTGTATGCCTTCCCGCAGTTCCACGATGACCTGACCACCGCCGCCGTCGGCTACGTCAGCGCCGGGTTCACCCTGGAGACGGTCGCCCTGGCGCTCCTGGCGGGCAGCACCATCACCCTCATGACCCGGATGAACCAGGGCGCCAGCTCGGACGTGATGACCGCGATCATCTCCCTCATCGGCGGGCTGCTCGTGGTCGGTCTGCAGATGCACCACGGGGCGCTGGCGTCGGTGCTCATCTTCGGCGCCATGCAGGCCGGTGCCGAGATCTCGGTCGGCCAGTGGCTGGGGTGGTTCTGGTGGGTCACGCTGCTCAACATGGTCGGCGGCCTGGTCATCATGACCGCGCCCCGGATCGTGCGCACCTGGGAGCTGGTCCGCGAGGAGCGCAGCCGACGTATCTGA
- a CDS encoding trypsin-like serine peptidase: MSHDTINPHEPVAPETEPADEVGTDELSEGPASGEGTEERVADGLDMEPVATAMAEAFGAGEQAPDTTGLRPIGEATYGPPVETETVQGPDNRVQITTTGSYPWRVHCSLIITANDGTRWIGTGWFNGPRSIITAGHCVFIHAPDTPRHGWVRSIQVMPGRNGASLPFGSFVVPRAQLRSVHGWTSSPNHEFDYGAMLLTEPKGDQTGWLGFAAWPDATLQGRTLNLSGYPGDKPSGTQWYHWSAAAALSPRKVYYTLDTAGGQSGSGVYVIQDGSRYAVAIHAYGGSGSNSGTRINTPVFGNLKLWKG, translated from the coding sequence ATGTCTCACGACACCATCAACCCGCACGAGCCGGTCGCCCCGGAGACCGAGCCCGCCGACGAGGTGGGCACCGACGAGCTGTCGGAGGGGCCCGCGTCGGGCGAGGGCACCGAGGAGCGCGTCGCCGACGGACTCGACATGGAGCCCGTCGCGACGGCCATGGCCGAGGCCTTCGGCGCCGGCGAGCAGGCTCCCGACACCACCGGGCTCCGCCCGATCGGGGAGGCGACCTACGGCCCGCCCGTCGAGACCGAGACGGTCCAGGGCCCGGACAACCGGGTCCAGATCACCACGACGGGCAGCTACCCCTGGCGGGTCCACTGCTCGCTGATCATCACCGCCAACGACGGCACGAGGTGGATCGGCACCGGCTGGTTCAACGGGCCGAGGAGCATCATCACCGCCGGGCACTGCGTCTTCATCCACGCGCCGGACACCCCGCGCCACGGCTGGGTCCGCAGCATCCAGGTCATGCCCGGGCGCAACGGTGCGAGCCTGCCCTTCGGCTCCTTCGTCGTGCCCCGCGCCCAGCTGCGCAGCGTGCACGGATGGACGAGCAGCCCGAACCACGAGTTCGACTACGGCGCGATGCTGCTCACCGAGCCCAAGGGCGACCAGACCGGTTGGCTCGGTTTCGCCGCCTGGCCCGACGCGACGTTGCAGGGCAGGACCCTCAACCTGTCCGGCTACCCGGGCGACAAGCCGAGCGGCACCCAGTGGTACCACTGGAGCGCAGCGGCGGCCCTCAGCCCCCGCAAGGTCTACTACACGCTGGACACCGCAGGTGGCCAGAGCGGCAGCGGGGTCTACGTCATCCAGGACGGCAGCAGGTATGCCGTCGCGATCCACGCCTACGGTGGGTCCGGCAGCAACAGCGGCACCCGGATCAACACCCCGGTGTTCGGCAACCTCAAGCTCTGGAAGGGCTGA
- a CDS encoding carboxypeptidase-like regulatory domain-containing protein: MTGRISGIVLDAAGGPVPGARVALEAGPVPLPDVALLTGDDGTFWLDVPQEGEYVVAAHGEGASARVVVAVPGAARIELLLG; this comes from the coding sequence ATGACCGGACGCATCAGCGGCATCGTGCTCGATGCCGCAGGTGGCCCCGTCCCCGGCGCCCGCGTGGCGCTGGAGGCGGGGCCCGTCCCGCTGCCCGACGTCGCGCTGCTCACGGGCGATGACGGCACCTTCTGGCTCGACGTGCCGCAGGAAGGGGAGTATGTCGTCGCCGCCCACGGAGAAGGCGCGTCGGCCCGCGTCGTCGTCGCCGTGCCGGGCGCGGCCAGGATCGAGCTGCTGCTCGGCTAG
- a CDS encoding alpha-galactosidase, with translation MSSLLHLRAAGTSLLLDLSDDLLPVVRHWGADLGELDDADLEALVCAGRVARGDSPFDIADQVSILPEHAGAWLGRPGVEGSRQGRDWSPAFRTETPAEATTDPDGTRRVLVRATDATAYLAVVLELELHPGGLLRTRTTLTNTGEETYELAALRTTLPVPERATELLDFAGRHTMERVPQRQPFDIGVHSREVRTGRTGLDAVHLLCAGEPGFGFGHGQVWAVHLGWSGNQSTYAERLFNGSRVLGAGERLEAGEVRLGAGEEVTTPWLYAAHGTGLDEVAARFHAWLRSRPHHPKRPRPVTINNWEATYFDHDLGRLTDLVDRGARVGAERFVLDDGWFGGRRDDTTSLGDWVVSDEVWPDGLEPLIEHVHAAGMEFGLWVEPEMVSLDSDLARAHPEWIFSAGGRRGLESRQQHVLDLGHDGAYAHVRDQLMALLDRYDIAYLKWDHNRYLNDAGHTPGGEPGVRAHTLAVYRLMDELLAAHPGLEIESCSAGGGRVDLGVLERTVRVWASDCIDPLERQQIQRGTLLLVPPELVGTHIASGESHTTGRRHGLGFRAGTALWGHLGIEWDLATCTEEELTELAAWVAFHTAHRELLHTGRRVNADHHDDATWVHGTVAQDSSEALFQIAALTRSATTGPHRVRLPGLDPDRRYRVTLEQPGAQPLTHGRGVVPWAVDGITLTGRALAEAGLPMQPMNPEHSQIWRVVQA, from the coding sequence GTGAGCTCACTCCTGCACCTGCGCGCCGCGGGCACCTCCCTCCTGCTCGACCTCTCCGACGATCTGCTGCCGGTGGTCCGCCACTGGGGCGCCGACCTGGGCGAGCTGGACGACGCCGACCTGGAGGCCCTCGTGTGCGCCGGTCGCGTCGCGCGCGGAGACAGCCCCTTCGACATCGCCGACCAGGTGAGCATCCTTCCCGAGCACGCGGGCGCCTGGCTGGGTCGTCCCGGCGTCGAGGGCTCGCGCCAGGGCAGGGACTGGTCCCCGGCCTTCCGGACCGAGACCCCCGCCGAGGCGACCACCGACCCCGACGGAACCCGACGGGTGCTCGTCCGCGCGACGGACGCGACGGCATACCTCGCGGTCGTCCTGGAGCTGGAGCTGCACCCGGGCGGGCTGCTGCGGACCCGGACCACCCTCACCAACACCGGCGAGGAGACCTACGAGCTCGCCGCGCTCCGGACCACCCTGCCGGTGCCAGAGCGGGCCACCGAGCTGCTCGACTTCGCCGGGCGGCACACGATGGAGCGGGTGCCGCAGCGCCAGCCGTTCGACATCGGCGTGCACAGCCGCGAGGTGCGCACGGGCCGCACCGGGCTGGACGCGGTGCACCTGCTGTGCGCCGGCGAGCCAGGCTTCGGCTTCGGCCACGGGCAGGTGTGGGCGGTGCACCTGGGCTGGAGCGGCAACCAGAGCACCTATGCCGAGCGGCTCTTCAACGGCTCGCGGGTGCTCGGCGCGGGTGAGCGTCTCGAGGCCGGGGAGGTCCGCCTCGGTGCGGGGGAGGAGGTCACCACCCCGTGGCTGTATGCCGCGCACGGCACCGGGCTCGACGAGGTGGCCGCACGCTTCCACGCCTGGCTGCGCAGCCGGCCGCACCATCCGAAGCGACCGCGCCCGGTGACGATCAACAACTGGGAGGCGACCTACTTCGACCACGACCTCGGGCGGCTGACCGACCTCGTCGACCGGGGCGCCCGCGTCGGGGCCGAGCGGTTCGTGCTGGACGACGGGTGGTTCGGCGGGCGGCGCGACGACACCACGAGCCTGGGCGACTGGGTCGTCTCTGACGAGGTGTGGCCGGACGGTCTGGAGCCGCTCATCGAGCACGTCCACGCCGCCGGGATGGAGTTCGGGCTGTGGGTCGAGCCGGAGATGGTCAGCCTGGACTCCGATCTCGCGCGCGCCCATCCGGAGTGGATCTTCTCCGCCGGGGGACGCCGCGGGCTCGAGTCGCGCCAGCAGCACGTGCTCGACCTCGGTCACGACGGCGCCTACGCGCACGTCCGTGACCAGCTGATGGCGCTCCTGGACCGCTACGACATCGCCTACCTCAAGTGGGACCACAACCGTTACCTCAACGACGCCGGGCACACCCCGGGCGGCGAGCCGGGGGTGCGGGCGCACACGCTGGCGGTCTACCGGCTCATGGACGAGCTGCTCGCCGCCCATCCGGGGTTGGAGATCGAGTCGTGCTCGGCCGGGGGAGGCCGGGTCGACCTCGGCGTGCTCGAGCGCACCGTGCGGGTCTGGGCCTCGGACTGCATCGACCCGCTGGAGCGCCAGCAGATCCAGCGGGGCACCCTGCTGCTCGTGCCGCCGGAGCTGGTCGGCACGCACATCGCCTCGGGGGAGTCGCACACCACCGGGCGACGGCACGGCCTGGGCTTCCGTGCAGGCACCGCGCTCTGGGGGCACCTCGGCATCGAGTGGGACCTCGCCACCTGCACCGAGGAGGAGCTCACCGAGCTCGCGGCCTGGGTGGCCTTCCATACCGCGCACCGGGAGCTGCTGCATACCGGTCGGAGGGTCAACGCCGACCACCACGACGACGCCACCTGGGTCCACGGCACGGTGGCGCAGGACTCCTCCGAGGCGCTCTTCCAGATCGCGGCGCTGACCCGGTCGGCGACCACCGGTCCGCACCGGGTCCGGCTGCCGGGGTTAGACCCCGACCGTCGCTACCGCGTCACCCTCGAGCAGCCCGGCGCGCAGCCGCTGACCCACGGTCGGGGGGTCGTGCCGTGGGCGGTGGACGGCATCACGTTGACCGGCCGGGCGCTGGCCGAGGCGGGGCTGCCGATGCAGCCGATGAATCCCGAGCACAGCCAGATCTGGCGGGTCGTGCAGGCGTAG
- a CDS encoding FAD-binding protein, producing MARTPGRTWAGTFTYSAAELVEPRSIEEVSEVMARSELVRLLGSRHSFNRIADTTGTLVNLGRLPAEVEVDSDRHTVRASAGLTYGELGARVQDQGWALHTMASLPHITVGGAISTDTHGSGDGIGSLADGVSAVELVTTEGEHVRLERGERDFGGAVVSLGMLGAVLTLEMDVEVGYDVAQTVYEGLRWDQVAADLDAVTGLGTSVSVFTDWRDPDRPTQVWVKDRVDNTDPGDPAALGLRPADGPRHMMRGGPAEHCTEQGGVPGPWLHRLPHFRMEFTPSNGAELQSEWLLPRQDAPAALDWLRGMADELAPLTQASEMRTVSGGQQWLNLAQEDCVAFHFTWHQQPEAVEALVPRIEEGLNPLGARPHWGKVFDEAALAERVDTLYPLRDRMRDLSSRLDPRGALRNDFLDRVGL from the coding sequence ATGGCACGAACACCGGGACGCACCTGGGCGGGGACCTTCACGTATTCGGCAGCAGAGCTCGTCGAGCCGCGCAGCATCGAGGAGGTGTCGGAGGTCATGGCTCGGTCCGAGCTGGTGCGCCTGCTCGGGTCGCGGCACTCCTTCAACCGCATCGCCGACACCACCGGCACCCTGGTCAACCTGGGCAGGCTCCCGGCCGAGGTGGAGGTCGACAGCGACCGCCATACCGTCCGAGCCAGCGCCGGGCTGACCTACGGCGAGCTCGGCGCGCGGGTCCAGGACCAGGGCTGGGCGCTGCACACCATGGCCTCGCTGCCGCACATCACCGTCGGCGGGGCGATCTCCACCGACACCCACGGCTCCGGCGACGGCATCGGCTCCCTGGCCGACGGGGTGAGCGCCGTGGAGCTCGTGACGACCGAGGGCGAGCACGTGCGGCTGGAGCGGGGCGAGCGCGACTTCGGTGGCGCCGTCGTGTCGCTGGGGATGCTCGGGGCGGTCCTCACCCTCGAGATGGACGTCGAGGTGGGCTACGACGTCGCCCAGACGGTCTACGAGGGGCTGCGGTGGGACCAGGTCGCGGCCGACCTCGACGCCGTCACGGGGCTGGGCACGAGCGTCTCGGTCTTCACGGACTGGCGCGACCCGGACCGTCCGACGCAGGTCTGGGTCAAGGACCGGGTCGACAACACCGACCCCGGCGACCCGGCCGCCCTCGGGTTGCGTCCGGCGGACGGCCCACGGCACATGATGCGGGGTGGGCCCGCCGAGCACTGCACCGAGCAGGGTGGGGTGCCGGGCCCGTGGCTGCACCGGTTGCCGCACTTCCGGATGGAGTTCACCCCGTCCAACGGCGCCGAGCTGCAGTCCGAGTGGCTGCTGCCGCGGCAGGATGCCCCGGCAGCCCTCGACTGGCTGAGGGGGATGGCCGACGAGCTGGCGCCGCTGACCCAGGCCAGCGAGATGCGCACCGTCTCCGGAGGCCAGCAGTGGCTCAACCTCGCGCAGGAGGACTGCGTCGCCTTCCACTTCACCTGGCACCAGCAGCCGGAGGCGGTCGAGGCGCTCGTCCCTCGGATCGAGGAGGGCCTGAACCCGCTCGGCGCCCGACCGCACTGGGGCAAGGTCTTCGACGAGGCCGCGCTCGCGGAGCGGGTCGACACGCTCTACCCGCTCCGCGACCGGATGCGCGACCTGAGCTCCCGGCTGGACCCCCGTGGCGCGCTGCGCAACGACTTCCTCGACCGGGTCGGGCTGTGA
- the galK gene encoding galactokinase: MTGELTWSPAATDAEVGSALTTAFAQEFGGEPDGVWAAPGRVNLIGEHTDYNGGWCLPFALAHRTYCAARPREDGRLRVASRQAPGHTWEGEVGEITAGAPGGWVAYVAGVAAVLGERVGPEALGADILVDGHVPLGAGLSSSAALSCSSALALHDLVPELAGVDRAALAEACVRAENDYAGAATGGMDQSVSLRAVDEHALLIDCRDFSLTPVAWTLPEHEVLVIDTRAHHSLADGQYAARRSACERACRTLGVGSLREVHGREVEDVLAALSGDGEAVRRVRHVLTENTRVLDLVGALAEREADEVGRLMVASHVSLRDDYEVSCRELDLAVDAALAAGATGARMTGGGFGGSAIALVARDAVDEVAQAVHAAFVDAGLEAPHFLHATPSAPAHRVS; this comes from the coding sequence GTGACGGGCGAGCTCACGTGGTCGCCCGCGGCGACCGACGCCGAGGTCGGGTCGGCGCTCACGACGGCCTTCGCCCAGGAGTTCGGCGGGGAGCCCGACGGGGTATGGGCCGCGCCCGGCCGGGTCAACCTCATCGGCGAGCACACGGACTACAACGGCGGGTGGTGCCTGCCCTTCGCGCTCGCCCACCGCACCTACTGCGCCGCCCGACCCCGGGAGGACGGGCGCCTGCGCGTCGCCTCGCGCCAGGCGCCCGGGCATACCTGGGAGGGGGAGGTGGGGGAGATCACGGCCGGGGCGCCGGGGGGCTGGGTAGCCTACGTCGCCGGGGTCGCTGCGGTGCTGGGCGAACGGGTCGGACCCGAGGCCCTCGGTGCCGACATCCTCGTCGACGGGCACGTCCCGCTCGGTGCCGGGCTCTCCTCCTCGGCCGCGCTGTCCTGCTCCAGCGCGCTGGCGCTGCACGACCTCGTGCCGGAGCTCGCCGGGGTGGACCGGGCCGCACTCGCCGAGGCGTGCGTGCGGGCGGAGAACGACTATGCCGGAGCCGCCACGGGTGGCATGGACCAGAGCGTCTCGCTGCGCGCCGTCGACGAGCACGCCCTGCTCATCGACTGCCGCGACTTCTCCCTCACCCCCGTGGCCTGGACCCTGCCCGAGCACGAGGTGCTCGTCATCGACACGAGGGCCCACCACAGCCTCGCCGACGGGCAGTATGCCGCTCGCCGCAGCGCGTGCGAGCGGGCCTGCCGGACGCTCGGGGTCGGGAGCCTGCGCGAGGTGCACGGGCGCGAGGTGGAGGACGTCCTGGCAGCCCTCTCGGGTGACGGCGAGGCGGTGCGCCGCGTGCGTCACGTGCTCACCGAGAACACCCGGGTCCTGGACCTCGTCGGCGCGCTGGCCGAGCGGGAGGCCGACGAGGTCGGCCGACTCATGGTCGCCTCGCACGTCTCCCTGCGCGACGACTACGAGGTCTCCTGCCGCGAGCTCGATCTGGCGGTGGACGCGGCGCTCGCCGCGGGCGCCACGGGTGCCCGGATGACCGGCGGTGGCTTCGGAGGCTCGGCGATCGCTCTGGTGGCGCGGGACGCGGTCGACGAGGTCGCTCAGGCCGTGCACGCGGCCTTCGTCGATGCGGGCCTGGAGGCACCCCACTTCCTGCACGCCACCCCCAGCGCCCCCGCCCACCGCGTCTCCTGA
- a CDS encoding acetate/propionate family kinase, producing MSSGVGEPGGGVVLVVNAGSSSVKYELLDPVPGVSHAKGLIERIGLADGAVHHTVDGVTHDEVLDVPDHETALRLATRAFEQHGPSLDTVNLLAVGHRVVHGGADFADPTLITPEVVAAVERLVPLAPLHNPGNLAGIAATQAAFPDVPQVAVFDTAFHQGMPEAAATYAVPRSWRQEHLVRRYGFHGTSHAYVSRRAADLLGRPLEEVRSIVLHLGNGASATAVDGGRSIDTSMGMTPLEGLVMGTRPGDLDPGVAGHLARVAGLSMTDLELALSKESGLLGLTGSADFRQVMQRRAEGDEAARLAFDVVVHRLLHYVGAYAAVLGRLDALVFTAGVGENNADLRASVLDRLAGFGVRLDASANDAANGETLITTAESAVAGYVIPTAEELEIARQAAALVTRP from the coding sequence ATGAGCAGCGGGGTCGGGGAGCCGGGCGGCGGGGTCGTGCTCGTCGTCAACGCCGGGTCCTCGTCGGTGAAGTACGAGCTGCTCGACCCCGTCCCCGGCGTGTCGCACGCCAAGGGCCTCATCGAGCGGATCGGGCTGGCCGACGGCGCCGTCCACCACACCGTCGACGGGGTGACCCACGACGAGGTGCTGGACGTGCCCGACCACGAGACGGCGCTGCGGCTCGCGACCCGGGCCTTCGAGCAGCACGGGCCGTCGCTGGACACCGTGAACCTGCTGGCCGTCGGTCACCGGGTGGTCCACGGCGGTGCCGACTTCGCCGACCCGACGCTCATCACCCCCGAGGTCGTCGCGGCGGTCGAGCGGTTGGTGCCGCTGGCCCCGCTGCACAACCCCGGCAACCTCGCCGGCATCGCCGCGACGCAGGCCGCCTTCCCGGACGTCCCGCAGGTCGCCGTCTTCGACACCGCCTTCCACCAGGGCATGCCCGAGGCGGCGGCGACCTACGCCGTGCCCCGCTCGTGGCGACAGGAGCACCTCGTGCGGCGCTACGGCTTCCACGGCACCTCTCACGCCTACGTCTCCCGCCGGGCCGCCGACCTGCTGGGTCGGCCGCTGGAGGAGGTGCGCAGCATCGTGCTGCACCTCGGCAACGGCGCCAGCGCGACCGCGGTCGACGGTGGGCGCAGCATCGACACCTCCATGGGGATGACCCCGCTCGAAGGCCTCGTCATGGGCACCCGGCCCGGCGACCTTGACCCGGGCGTCGCCGGGCACCTGGCCCGCGTGGCCGGGCTGTCGATGACGGACCTGGAGCTGGCGCTGTCCAAGGAGTCCGGGCTCCTGGGGCTGACCGGCTCGGCCGACTTCCGGCAGGTCATGCAGCGGCGGGCGGAGGGCGATGAGGCGGCGAGGCTGGCCTTCGACGTCGTCGTGCACCGGCTGCTGCACTACGTCGGGGCGTATGCCGCCGTGCTCGGTCGCCTCGACGCGCTCGTCTTCACCGCAGGGGTCGGGGAGAACAACGCCGACCTCCGCGCGAGCGTGCTGGACCGACTGGCCGGGTTCGGCGTCCGCCTCGACGCATCAGCCAACGACGCCGCGAACGGCGAGACCCTCATCACCACCGCGGAGAGCGCCGTCGCGGGTTACGTCATACCCACGGCGGAGGAGCTCGAGATCGCGCGCCAGGCGGCCGCCCTCGTCACCCGCCCCTGA